The Mangrovibacterium diazotrophicum DNA window GGTGATTCCCTCTTCATTCAATGTTTGCAGCAACGCCATAATTTGCTTGCCCTGGTCCGAGTGCAGGTTGCCGGTTGGCTCATCTGCCAGCAACAGCTTTGGTTTCCCCGCAATGGCTCGGGCAATGCCTACCAGCTGCTGCTGTCCGCCGGAAAGTTGCGAGGGAAACAGATCTTTTTTGGCCACCATATTGAATCGATCCAACAGGTCAGCTACAATCGCCTTCCGCTCCTTCGACTTCACGCCTTTGTACACCAGCGGAGTTTCGATGTTTTCATAAACGGTCATCTCATCAATGAGGTGAAAGGCCTGAAAGATGAAGCCAACCAAATGGCGGTGGAATTCTACTTTTTGTTTTTCTTTTAACTGATGAGCCGCTTCGGTATTGAAGAAGTACTCGCCTTCGCTGGGCTCGTCCAGCAAACCGATAATATTCAACAAGGTTGATTTGCCGGCACCGCTGGGCCCCATGATCGACACAAACTCGCCTTCTTCAATATGCAGGGAGATATCCTTCAACACAAAACTGCGCTGAAACTTGTGATCGAAATACTTAAAAATGTTGTTTAGTTGTATCATAATAAAAGTCTGAATCTGGATTATAGTGATTTATTGATTACCAGGATTAATGGTTTTGGAAAAGCTTTCCTGTCTTCTGTATGTGTTCATATATTGAATGATAATTGACTCTATTCTATCTAAATTAAATCGTGTTCATCCTTTAATTCTGTCAATCCCAATTCTGACATTCACTCGTAGCGCAACGCCTCAACGGGATTTCGGACTGCCGCCCGCCAGCTTTGCCAACTAATCGTGGCCAGTGCCACCAGGATTGTCAGCAATCCACCAACGGCGTAGATCCAGTAACTGATTTCGGTTCGGAAGGCAAAGTTTGCCAACCAGTTGTTCATGACCCATATCGAAACCGGCGTAGCGATCAACAGGGCAACCAAAATCAGGAGCAGAATTTCGCGCGAGAACAAATAGAAAATATGATGTTTGTTGGCGCCGAGCACCTTTCGAACGCCCACCTCTTTTACCTTCTTCGAAGCGGTAAATGCGGCCAATGCCCAAAGGCCAAGCATCGAGATTAAAAATGCAAGCCCGGTGAAAACGCTGACAATCCGGCCAAAACGACGGTCGGCTTTATACTGGTTATCGAAAAACTGATCCAGGAAAAAATAGTCGAAACTGGCTTGCGGGAAATAGACATTCCAACGATCCTTTATCAATTGAATCGCGGTGTCATAATCCGCGGAACTCGTTTTCAAAGCGATATATTTCAGCGGTACCCAGCCAAGCCGACCATTCAGGATAAACATGATCGGCGTATAGCCATTGCTCAGCCCACGCTGGTGCCAGTTCTTCACGACCCCAATAATTTTTACCGCCTCAGCTTCACCCTCCAGTAAAACCATTTTCCCAATCGCTTCATCAGCAGTTGGAATCCCCAAAAGCGGAAGCGCAGCTTCGTTCACCAGCAAATTCGAAGGTTCGTTACCGAATCCCCGTTGAAAAGATCGGCCTGCGACCATTTCCAGCTTGAACGTATTGAAAAAATCATAGTCAACACTCATCATTTCGTACAACCGATACTGATCTACCGGCGCACCCTGCAACCGATTCGATGCATAAAAGGCTACTTCCATTCCGGGAACAGCGTCCGTCACCGTAACACTCGAGAATGCCTGCTCTTCCCGCAAATTCTCTGCAAAGCGCGCAACTGCATCATTCACATTCTCGCGGCTAACAGGGAATTTCAACACAATGGTCTGGTTGATATTCACCCCAAGTTCCTGCCGTTGCATAAACCGCACCTGCTTGTAAACAATGAAGGTACCGCAAATGAGGAACAGTGCAGCAGCAAACTGAAAAACCACCAACACACGCCGCATCATTCCAGCCGATCCCGAGTTGAAATAATTGCCTTTTAAAATGATTGCCGGTTTGACCTGTGTCATCACAAAGGCCGGGTAAAAGCCGGAGAGAAAAACGCCAAGCAGTAAAATAGCAACACTCGTCAGCCAAAATACGGGCTCGTGAAAAATAAAAAAGCCAATGGACTCGCCGGTCAAATCATCAAACAGAGGCTTCAACAGGAAGATTAGCAGTACTGCAAACACCACTGCAGTTAGATTCACCAGCCACGATTCGGCTAAATATTGCCGGATCAACTGAATGCGATGTGCTCCCGAAACCTTCCGGACACCCACATCTTTGGCCCGTTCCATTGAACGAGCCGTAGTCAGGTTAATGTAGTTGATCCAGGCAGTCAGCAGGATGACAATTGCGATCACAATCAGCGTGTACAGCGAGCGTCGGTTACCCTTCGTCTCCCGCTCGTATTGCTTTTGCGGAGTCAGATGAATATCGGTCAAGGGCGTTAATTTTGCGGCCCAGGTTTTATTGCTCAAAACATCTGTCGGACGGTATTTATCGGCCACTGCCGGAAAACCGGCTTCAATGTCTTGTGGATTTTTTCCGGGCGCCAGCAGCAAGTATGTATAAGCTTCGTGCAGTAGCCAAAACTCCCGCATCCAGTCGGGCAAAGTGGCATAAGATATGAGGTAATTGAAACGAACATGCGAGTTAAGCGGAAAGTCTTCCAGCACACCGGTTACTTCACATTCCTGAAAGTTGGAACCACTGGCGAACGTCAACAATTTGCCAATTGGATTTTCATTGGGAAAGAAATTTCGGGCAGCCGACTCCGTAATCACAATCGTATTTGGCCTGGTGAGCTGGTCGTTAAGATTTCCCTCTTTCAACTTAAAATCGAACACTGAAAAAAAGGAAGGGCCAGTGTAGGCAATGCCGGTTTCACGCAATCGCTTTTCATGATAGATTACCGTTTGCTCCGGGTTTTGGACTCCAATCCGCACATAGTCTTCCACACCACTCAGTTCGTCAGCAATGGCTTTGCCGTAGCCAAACGAACTGGTACCCCAATCATCAGTTAACTGATCGCCTTCGTAAAACTGACTTTCAACCCGGTAAATCCGATCACCTTTACTGTGCATCCGATCAAAGCTAAACTCGAAACTCACATAATTGATGATGAGAACCGAGACTGCAATTCCGAGGGCAAGTCCCAAAATATTGACCAGGGAGAACAGCTTATTTTTAAGCTGATTGCGGAAGGCCATTTTTACAAAATGCAGGTACATGATTTTTGTTTAGTGGTTCGTGATTGGCATTTCTGGTACAGAAAGATCAAAAAGGGTGCCCTCCAACTAAACTACTACATTCCTGCAAGTTAACAAATCAGACAATCGAAAAACTGTCAAATATTTTAACAAAAGCTGTCTAAGAATTAGACTGACATTTAGAAATTTATACAACTAATAAATCCCAAATCAACGAACACTTGGTGAAATTACGGGACGACATCTCTTTAAAAAGATGTCATTCTCCAACGGCAATTCAGCATTTACGATTCATAATCTTCCGGAGTAACCTCAACGGTAAGCAAATACACCCCAAACTTATCCTTGTATAAATAATTGAGTTTGACTTTCAACTCGCGGAACTTTTCCATATCCGGATTCGTCTTCACCCAATTTGTGATTTGCGGTGTCAGGTATTCCCTCAAGCTATCAATATCGATAGCATCTTTCTCCGCGTTTACCAGAGTGTAGGTATACTGAAATGTATTGTCAGGCATTGCCATGGCGTTGTCCAGCCGGGTATCGCTGTCAATCATGATCGGACAGGATTCGTTGATCTGACTGGCCATCTCCACCATTGCCTTGTCAAACATCGGGCGCTTAACTACATAATCAAAAGCCCAATTTCCGAGTGCAGAAAACACAGAAAAGGCAACAACAAATCCGATCCACTGCGCAGCAGAAAACTTTTTCTTCTTTGGTTTTTCGGGTTCTTCAACCTTAACTTCGGGTTGATAATTGGGAAGCGCGTAGCCACAATTCATGCAGTATCTGGCGCGTGTCGAGTTATCGGTACCACAGTTGGTACATTGGTTCTTTTCCATGAGGCAGGTTGGTTAATTTGGGTTTTTCGCGATACTTTCAAGAAAGAATCGTCATCACGAAATTACCAATTCTGCCCGGTTACTTTACAAAATTTCAATTAAAATTTTACGCCAGTCGAAATAAAAAATTGAATGAAATTCCCCCAATTTATCTTTTCCGACCCGGGAAAAAGGAAGTTACGATTTTGCTGGAAGTTTTAACACCCGAAACACCTGTTCAGCTGTATCAGCCAACAATTCTGGAGCATTGGCAATGCAGGCATCGAGCGAAGCGGGGCCATTGGGCAAGGCAAATATCGACGTGAATCCTTCATCGTACAGCTCCCGGTAACCATCGCCGAGGAAGCCTGCAAAAGCGAACAGTGGTTTACCATATTTTTGAGCAAGCTGAGCCACACCCCAGGGCGTCTTTCCCTGTTTGGTCTGCCCATCCATTTTCCCCTCACCTGTCAGGACGATGTCAGCAACTTTAACAGCCTCTTCCAAATGGGACTGCTCCTTTACGATATCGAAACCAGCCTGCAAACGACCTCCGGCAAATGCGACCAAACCTGCACCGAGTCCACCTGCCGCGCCACCGCCCGCTAAATCCAACACGTCAATGTTGAGGTATTTTTTGATCATTTTCGCCAGGTGTTCTAAGTTTGAGTCCAATCGTTCCACAAGTTCGGGAGTTGCGCCTTTTTGCGGACCGTAAACTGCCGACGCGCCACGTGGGCCGATCAGCGGATTGTTTACATCGCAAGCCACCCAGACCGCAGTCTCTCCCATCAACGGGTTGACCTTTGAAAAATCGATTGACTGAATTTCACTCAGACTACCGCCCCCGGGAGGAACTTCCATGCCGTCTTTATCCAGAAACCGATAGCCCAAAGCACGCGCCATCCCCACGCCACCGTCGTTGGTCGCACTTCCGCCAATACCAATAATGATTTTACGGCATCCGCGCTCCATGGCATTCAGCATCAATTGCCCCGTTCCGATTGTCGTTGTGATCAGCGGGTTACGTTCCTCACGCTTCAAATGCTCGATTCCGGATGCCGCGGCCATTTCAATAACAGCTGTTCCGTCGGGCAAAATGCCGTAAAAAGCATCAACGTCGCGCATCAGCGGATCGAAAACCCGTGTAATTATCTTCTCGCCACCCATTGCCGAGAGCATCGTCTGCACAAAACCTTCGCCACCATCAGCCACCGGGATCGAAGTGATTTCAGCGTCGGGAATCACACGGCGAATTCCTTCACCCAAATAACGGGCAACATCTGCGGCTTCCAAACAATCTTTAAATGAATCGGGTGCTATCAGTACTTTCATCAGTTTTTGAGTTTTGAGTTTCGGGTTATGCGTTACGAGTTTCGGGTTTGTTCAGCGCTCTTTCTTTGGGTCTGGTCGTCAATCTTTGCATCTAAATATTCAGCTTTGAGCAACATTGCATGACCAATGGAATGCACAATTTTAGACAGTAATGCCAACCGCTCCGCGGTTTTAATTGTCAATGGTAAATTGTAGATCGTAAATTGTTTTGCCCTTGGCTCTCCTCGCTCTTGTCTAATATCTGGTATCTAAAAATCTAACAATCCGGTTACAGCACAAAGCGCGTACGGAGCCAATAACATTGATACGGCCTCATTTCAATATGATCCGGATCAACCAGTTCCCATGTCAGCATATCACGGCAAAACTCGGTGAGACCTGCAGGTAACATCACTGTTTGCCGCTTGTTCGTAAGGTTATACAGGCAGACAATCGACTCCTCCATCCTGTCTGTTTTGCGGAGCACGCAGAAAAATTGATTTCCCAAGTCGATCACAATTTGCTGCGTCTCGGGCGAAAACGCCACCATACTGCGGCGAATACCCGTTCGTTTATTCAACTCCTTCAAAATATCAGCGTGCTCAGGATAATTTTCAAGGAGTCCATTCAATTCACCGAGCGTAAACTTATGCCGGTTGATGGAACGATTCACTCCCGTTTTTTCCACCCCTGAGT harbors:
- a CDS encoding ABC transporter ATP-binding protein, which codes for MIQLNNIFKYFDHKFQRSFVLKDISLHIEEGEFVSIMGPSGAGKSTLLNIIGLLDEPSEGEYFFNTEAAHQLKEKQKVEFHRHLVGFIFQAFHLIDEMTVYENIETPLVYKGVKSKERKAIVADLLDRFNMVAKKDLFPSQLSGGQQQLVGIARAIAGKPKLLLADEPTGNLHSDQGKQIMALLQTLNEEGITIIQVTHNEEFARYGKRIIRIADGRVESDEEVR
- a CDS encoding ABC transporter permease, whose product is MYLHFVKMAFRNQLKNKLFSLVNILGLALGIAVSVLIINYVSFEFSFDRMHSKGDRIYRVESQFYEGDQLTDDWGTSSFGYGKAIADELSGVEDYVRIGVQNPEQTVIYHEKRLRETGIAYTGPSFFSVFDFKLKEGNLNDQLTRPNTIVITESAARNFFPNENPIGKLLTFASGSNFQECEVTGVLEDFPLNSHVRFNYLISYATLPDWMREFWLLHEAYTYLLLAPGKNPQDIEAGFPAVADKYRPTDVLSNKTWAAKLTPLTDIHLTPQKQYERETKGNRRSLYTLIVIAIVILLTAWINYINLTTARSMERAKDVGVRKVSGAHRIQLIRQYLAESWLVNLTAVVFAVLLIFLLKPLFDDLTGESIGFFIFHEPVFWLTSVAILLLGVFLSGFYPAFVMTQVKPAIILKGNYFNSGSAGMMRRVLVVFQFAAALFLICGTFIVYKQVRFMQRQELGVNINQTIVLKFPVSRENVNDAVARFAENLREEQAFSSVTVTDAVPGMEVAFYASNRLQGAPVDQYRLYEMMSVDYDFFNTFKLEMVAGRSFQRGFGNEPSNLLVNEAALPLLGIPTADEAIGKMVLLEGEAEAVKIIGVVKNWHQRGLSNGYTPIMFILNGRLGWVPLKYIALKTSSADYDTAIQLIKDRWNVYFPQASFDYFFLDQFFDNQYKADRRFGRIVSVFTGLAFLISMLGLWALAAFTASKKVKEVGVRKVLGANKHHIFYLFSREILLLILVALLIATPVSIWVMNNWLANFAFRTEISYWIYAVGGLLTILVALATISWQSWRAAVRNPVEALRYE
- a CDS encoding zinc ribbon domain-containing protein, which gives rise to MEKNQCTNCGTDNSTRARYCMNCGYALPNYQPEVKVEEPEKPKKKKFSAAQWIGFVVAFSVFSALGNWAFDYVVKRPMFDKAMVEMASQINESCPIMIDSDTRLDNAMAMPDNTFQYTYTLVNAEKDAIDIDSLREYLTPQITNWVKTNPDMEKFRELKVKLNYLYKDKFGVYLLTVEVTPEDYES
- a CDS encoding glycerate kinase, which gives rise to MKVLIAPDSFKDCLEAADVARYLGEGIRRVIPDAEITSIPVADGGEGFVQTMLSAMGGEKIITRVFDPLMRDVDAFYGILPDGTAVIEMAAASGIEHLKREERNPLITTTIGTGQLMLNAMERGCRKIIIGIGGSATNDGGVGMARALGYRFLDKDGMEVPPGGGSLSEIQSIDFSKVNPLMGETAVWVACDVNNPLIGPRGASAVYGPQKGATPELVERLDSNLEHLAKMIKKYLNIDVLDLAGGGAAGGLGAGLVAFAGGRLQAGFDIVKEQSHLEEAVKVADIVLTGEGKMDGQTKQGKTPWGVAQLAQKYGKPLFAFAGFLGDGYRELYDEGFTSIFALPNGPASLDACIANAPELLADTAEQVFRVLKLPAKS